The following proteins are co-located in the Agromyces laixinhei genome:
- a CDS encoding RluA family pseudouridine synthase, which yields MEHRSFPVPDGLEGARVDAGLAKLLGFSRTLAADIASAGGVSLDGAPVDKSDRLRGGAWLEVSWEEPRGLTIDPIAVSDLGIVHDDDDLVVVDKPAGVAAHPSVGWNGPTVVGALAAAGFRISTSGASERQGVVHRLDAGTSGLMVVAKSERAYTELKRQFHDREVEKIYHTVVQGHPDPLAGTIDAPVGRHPRSEWKFAVTADGKHAVTHYETIEAFPYASLLEVHLETGRTHQIRVHMAAQRHPCAGDSMYGADPTLSAKLRLDRQWLHAKQLAFTHPGDGEWSTFVSEYPADLAHALGVLRGD from the coding sequence ATGGAACACCGTTCGTTTCCCGTCCCCGACGGGCTCGAGGGCGCGCGCGTCGACGCGGGCCTCGCGAAACTGCTCGGTTTCTCGCGCACGCTGGCGGCCGACATCGCATCGGCCGGGGGCGTCTCGCTCGACGGGGCGCCCGTCGACAAGTCCGATCGACTCCGAGGCGGCGCATGGCTCGAGGTGAGCTGGGAGGAACCCCGCGGGCTCACGATCGACCCGATCGCGGTGTCCGACCTCGGCATCGTCCACGATGACGACGACCTCGTGGTCGTCGACAAGCCGGCGGGCGTCGCCGCCCACCCCTCGGTGGGCTGGAACGGACCGACTGTCGTCGGGGCGCTCGCGGCCGCGGGCTTCCGCATCTCGACGTCCGGCGCATCCGAGCGACAGGGCGTCGTGCACCGTCTCGACGCCGGCACCAGCGGGCTCATGGTCGTCGCCAAGTCGGAGCGCGCCTACACCGAGCTCAAGCGTCAGTTCCACGACCGCGAGGTCGAGAAGATCTACCACACGGTCGTTCAGGGCCATCCCGATCCGCTCGCGGGAACGATCGACGCGCCGGTCGGCCGTCACCCACGCTCCGAGTGGAAGTTCGCGGTCACGGCTGACGGCAAGCACGCCGTCACACACTACGAGACCATCGAGGCGTTCCCCTACGCGTCGCTGCTCGAAGTACACCTCGAGACCGGCCGCACGCACCAGATCCGGGTGCATATGGCGGCGCAGCGGCATCCGTGCGCCGGTGACTCGATGTACGGCGCAGACCCGACGCTCTCGGCGAAGCTCCGCCTCGACCGGCAGTGGCTCCACGCGAAGCAACTCGCCTTCACGCACCCCGGCGACGGCGAGTGGTCGACGTTCGTGTCGGAGTACCCGGCCGACCTCGCTCACGCGCTCGGCGTGCTCCGCGGCGACTGA
- the lspA gene encoding signal peptidase II, with translation MGAERAAKVGSATALLVVAGAAFAAYGLDQLSKFLVVGNLTEGEIVPVLGSVLEWQFVRNPGAAFSLASGMTWIFTILAAGVITVIIWFARRIRSIAWAVVFGLLLGGVLGNLTDRLFREPSFGLGHVVDFISTPWLIPAIYNIADIAIVSSMVIFMMLTIRGIGLDGSRELRPSKAAATGA, from the coding sequence TTGGGGGCTGAGCGGGCCGCGAAGGTCGGCTCAGCCACCGCCCTCCTGGTCGTGGCCGGCGCCGCATTCGCGGCGTACGGCCTCGACCAGCTGAGCAAGTTCCTCGTCGTCGGCAATCTCACCGAGGGCGAGATCGTGCCCGTGCTCGGCTCGGTGCTCGAATGGCAGTTCGTGCGCAACCCCGGTGCCGCGTTCTCGCTCGCGAGCGGCATGACGTGGATCTTCACGATCCTCGCCGCCGGCGTGATCACCGTCATCATCTGGTTCGCGCGGCGCATCCGTTCGATCGCCTGGGCCGTGGTGTTCGGACTCCTGCTCGGCGGCGTGCTCGGCAACCTGACCGACCGGCTCTTCCGCGAGCCGTCGTTCGGCCTCGGACACGTGGTCGACTTCATCTCGACGCCGTGGCTGATCCCGGCGATCTACAACATCGCAGACATCGCGATCGTGTCGAGCATGGTGATCTTCATGATGCTCACGATCCGCGGCATCGGTCTCGACGGGTCCCGTGAGCTGCGGCCGTCGAAGGCCGCCGCGACCGGAGCCTGA
- a CDS encoding DivIVA domain-containing protein — protein sequence MALTPEDVVNKRFQATKFREGYDQDEVDDFLDEVVVELRRLSGENEELRQRLSAAEARAAEVAKAPAAAPAAAIYTEPAAPAAPAPTVAVPMQQPASQQSDLDEQASTTNLLQLARRLHEEHVREGVEKRDALIAEGHATAARVVAEAEAKQRAQIGVLDQERVALEKRVDELRVFERDYRAKLKGYIEGQLRELDTAAPVQVSGNQGFSSPVAEQPAPTFQGFGG from the coding sequence ATGGCGCTAACTCCGGAAGATGTGGTCAACAAGCGCTTCCAGGCGACGAAATTCCGCGAAGGCTACGACCAGGACGAGGTCGACGACTTCCTCGACGAGGTCGTGGTGGAGCTTCGTCGACTGAGCGGAGAGAACGAGGAGCTGCGTCAGCGGCTGTCGGCGGCCGAGGCCCGTGCCGCGGAGGTCGCCAAAGCGCCTGCCGCCGCGCCCGCCGCCGCGATCTACACCGAGCCGGCTGCGCCGGCCGCGCCCGCGCCCACGGTCGCGGTGCCGATGCAGCAGCCCGCATCGCAGCAGTCCGACCTCGATGAGCAGGCGAGCACGACGAACCTCCTGCAGCTCGCCCGTCGTCTGCACGAAGAGCATGTCCGCGAGGGTGTCGAGAAGCGCGACGCGCTCATCGCCGAGGGCCACGCCACCGCCGCGCGGGTCGTCGCCGAGGCCGAAGCCAAGCAGCGCGCCCAGATCGGCGTGCTCGACCAGGAGCGCGTGGCGCTCGAGAAGCGGGTCGACGAGCTCCGCGTGTTCGAACGCGACTACCGCGCCAAGCTGAAGGGCTACATCGAGGGCCAGCTCCGCGAGCTCGACACCGCCGCGCCGGTGCAGGTCAGCGGCAACCAGGGCTTCTCGTCGCCGGTCGCCGAACAGCCGGCACCGACGTTCCAGGGCTTTGGGGGCTGA
- a CDS encoding YggT family protein — protein MGALLVVWNILYALLLIYFFVMWGRFVLDLVRTFNRSWRPTGAWLVIVEAVYSLTDPPVRFFRRLVPPIRIGQIALDLGWSLAMLVVIVAMTVVSLLAQAASMPG, from the coding sequence GTGGGCGCGCTGCTCGTCGTCTGGAACATCCTCTATGCGCTGCTGCTCATCTACTTCTTCGTGATGTGGGGGCGGTTCGTGCTGGATCTCGTGCGAACGTTCAATCGGTCGTGGCGCCCCACCGGCGCCTGGCTCGTGATCGTGGAGGCCGTCTACAGCCTCACCGATCCTCCCGTGCGCTTCTTCAGGCGGCTCGTGCCGCCGATCCGCATCGGTCAGATCGCATTGGATCTGGGGTGGAGTCTCGCCATGCTCGTCGTGATCGTGGCGATGACCGTGGTGTCCCTTCTGGCACAGGCAGCATCCATGCCCGGCTGA
- a CDS encoding cell division protein SepF, with protein sequence MSNPLKKTMVYLGLADEEFEEETTQAQAPAPVAPVANAAPVPKSGASVTPLRKNHVQPTAPQVEMNEILTVHPRQYRDAQVIAESFREGVPVIINLSQMSDADARRLIDFASGLSQGLYGKIERVTNKVFLLSPAHVVVSGETGESEGDVDASFFTHA encoded by the coding sequence ATGTCGAACCCGCTCAAGAAGACGATGGTCTATCTCGGACTCGCCGATGAAGAGTTCGAAGAGGAGACCACCCAGGCGCAAGCGCCCGCACCGGTTGCCCCGGTCGCGAACGCCGCGCCCGTACCGAAGTCCGGGGCATCGGTCACGCCATTGCGCAAGAACCATGTCCAACCGACCGCACCGCAGGTGGAGATGAACGAGATCCTGACCGTCCACCCGCGTCAGTACCGTGACGCGCAGGTGATCGCCGAGTCCTTCCGTGAGGGAGTACCGGTGATCATCAACCTCTCGCAGATGTCGGATGCCGACGCACGGCGTCTCATCGACTTCGCAAGCGGCCTCTCGCAGGGCCTCTACGGCAAGATCGAACGGGTCACGAACAAGGTGTTCCTGCTCTCGCCCGCCCATGTGGTCGTCTCGGGGGAGACCGGCGAGAGCGAAGGCGACGTGGACGCGTCGTTCTTCACGCACGCGTAG
- a CDS encoding YggS family pyridoxal phosphate-dependent enzyme translates to MSTAPGTDAGDSGSLAGRLAEVTGRVAEAARDAGRDPDAITTIVVTKFHPAALVAELAELGVLDIGENRHQEAQAKAAELGDLELRWHFVGQLQSKKARQVRAYASAIHSVDRAALVDALRSDEASVDCFVQVNLTEDPGRGGVAPEALESLAEHVLETAGLRLRGLMAVAPLGEPARPAFARVRAMSERLRRLEPTASDLSMGMSHDFRDAILEGATHLRIGTAITGNRPVAG, encoded by the coding sequence GTGAGCACGGCTCCCGGCACCGACGCGGGGGACTCCGGTTCCCTGGCCGGGCGCCTCGCCGAGGTGACGGGCCGGGTCGCGGAGGCCGCCCGCGATGCGGGCCGTGACCCCGACGCGATCACGACGATCGTCGTCACCAAGTTCCACCCGGCGGCGCTCGTCGCCGAACTGGCCGAGCTCGGTGTGCTCGACATCGGCGAGAACCGCCATCAAGAGGCACAGGCGAAGGCCGCCGAGCTCGGCGACCTCGAGCTTCGCTGGCACTTCGTCGGCCAGCTGCAGAGCAAGAAGGCCAGACAGGTGCGCGCGTACGCATCGGCGATCCACTCGGTCGACCGTGCGGCGCTCGTCGATGCCCTGCGTTCAGACGAGGCATCGGTCGACTGCTTCGTGCAGGTCAACCTCACCGAGGACCCGGGTCGCGGGGGCGTCGCTCCCGAAGCCCTGGAGTCGCTCGCCGAACACGTGCTCGAGACGGCCGGGCTTCGCTTGCGCGGGCTCATGGCGGTCGCGCCGCTCGGCGAACCCGCGCGCCCGGCGTTCGCGCGCGTGCGTGCGATGTCGGAGCGGCTGCGACGACTCGAGCCGACGGCGAGCGATCTGTCCATGGGGATGTCGCACGATTTTCGCGACGCGATCCTGGAGGGTGCGACACACCTGAGAATCGGCACGGCAATCACCGGGAATCGGCCGGTCGCCGGTTAA
- the ftsZ gene encoding cell division protein FtsZ → MSTNQNYLAVIKVVGIGGGGVNAVNRMIELGLRGVEFIAINTDAQALLMSDADVKLDVGRDLTRGLGAGADPEVGRHAAEDHAEEIEEALAGADMVFVTAGEGGGTGTGGAPVVARIAKSIGALTIGVVTKPFGFEGKRRQTQAEQGVARLKEEVDTLIVVPNDRLLEISDRGISMLEAFATADQVLLAGVQGITDLITTPGLINLDFADVKSVMQGAGSALMGIGSSRGADRSIKAAELAVASPLLEASIDGAHGVLLSIQGGSNLGIFEINDAARLVQEAVHPEANIIFGAVIDDTLGDEVRVTVIAAGFDGGEPNAKPVEARRTNFVPAAVGAAVGGGVLAGDAAEVITEIDIDELVETANWGEAETTTADQIVSDPAFDASDDDLDIPDFLK, encoded by the coding sequence ATGTCGACAAACCAGAACTACCTCGCCGTCATCAAGGTCGTCGGTATCGGCGGCGGCGGTGTCAACGCCGTCAACCGCATGATCGAGCTCGGACTCCGCGGAGTCGAGTTCATCGCGATCAACACCGACGCACAGGCACTGCTGATGTCGGACGCCGACGTCAAGCTCGATGTGGGGCGCGACCTCACGCGCGGGTTGGGGGCCGGTGCAGATCCCGAGGTCGGCCGTCACGCCGCCGAGGATCACGCGGAGGAGATCGAGGAGGCGCTCGCGGGCGCCGACATGGTCTTCGTCACGGCGGGCGAGGGCGGCGGCACCGGCACCGGCGGCGCACCGGTGGTCGCTCGCATCGCGAAGTCCATCGGCGCCCTCACGATCGGTGTCGTCACGAAGCCGTTCGGCTTCGAGGGCAAGCGCCGGCAGACGCAGGCCGAGCAGGGCGTCGCACGCCTGAAGGAAGAGGTCGACACCCTCATCGTGGTGCCGAACGATCGACTTCTCGAGATCAGCGATCGCGGCATCTCGATGCTCGAGGCCTTCGCCACCGCCGATCAGGTGCTCCTCGCCGGTGTGCAGGGCATCACCGACCTCATCACGACCCCGGGCCTCATCAACCTCGACTTCGCCGACGTGAAATCGGTCATGCAGGGGGCGGGCTCGGCGCTCATGGGCATCGGTTCGTCGCGGGGGGCCGATCGTTCGATCAAGGCGGCCGAACTCGCCGTCGCGAGTCCGCTGCTCGAAGCATCGATCGACGGTGCCCACGGGGTGCTGCTCTCGATCCAGGGCGGCTCGAATCTCGGCATCTTCGAGATCAACGACGCCGCACGGCTCGTGCAGGAGGCCGTGCACCCTGAGGCCAACATCATCTTCGGTGCCGTCATCGACGACACGCTCGGCGACGAGGTGCGCGTCACGGTCATCGCGGCCGGCTTCGACGGCGGCGAGCCGAACGCCAAGCCGGTCGAGGCGCGACGCACCAACTTCGTACCGGCGGCGGTCGGTGCCGCCGTCGGAGGCGGCGTCCTCGCCGGCGACGCTGCCGAGGTCATCACCGAGATCGACATCGACGAACTCGTCGAGACGGCGAACTGGGGCGAGGCCGAGACGACGACGGCCGACCAGATCGTCTCGGACCCGGCCTTCGACGCGTCCGATGACGATCTCGACATTCCCGACTTCCTGAAGTGA
- a CDS encoding FtsQ-type POTRA domain-containing protein, translated as MKRPQGFDGPIARTSRSAATQQPAAAARDASRSHGSDADRVTTEPIAIVVDAPVAPRIDAADPDPGTGQARPATPKSARTAKRELAAAARERRRYERQEVRRFTKRSRRRRIAWSVGLGSIAALVVVVAVGAYSPLMALREVRVEGASRIPVTEVQAAFDEQLGTPLPLIASADVLAALSSFPLIETYSTETVPPGTLVVRIVERVPVGVVDTGDGLELVDAAGVVIERPEERPDGQPLIVAEGGVAGEGFRAAAAVIRSLPAEVRSLLVGASAATADDVRLELSTGATVVWGSAEESAQKAAVLARLMVAAPPESVGEYDVSSPTSAVTR; from the coding sequence GTGAAACGGCCGCAGGGCTTCGACGGGCCGATCGCGCGAACGTCGCGATCGGCGGCGACGCAGCAGCCGGCGGCGGCGGCACGCGACGCGAGCCGGAGTCACGGCTCCGACGCCGACCGGGTCACCACCGAGCCGATCGCGATCGTGGTCGACGCTCCGGTGGCGCCGCGCATCGACGCGGCGGATCCCGACCCCGGCACCGGGCAGGCGCGACCCGCAACGCCGAAGAGTGCTCGCACTGCCAAGCGCGAGCTCGCCGCCGCGGCACGGGAACGCCGCAGATACGAGCGTCAGGAGGTGCGGCGCTTCACGAAGCGTTCGCGACGCCGACGCATCGCGTGGTCGGTCGGGCTCGGCTCGATCGCGGCCCTCGTGGTCGTCGTCGCGGTCGGGGCGTATTCGCCGCTCATGGCGCTGCGTGAGGTGCGCGTCGAGGGTGCCTCGCGCATTCCCGTCACCGAAGTGCAGGCGGCGTTCGACGAGCAACTCGGCACGCCGCTGCCCCTCATCGCGAGCGCCGATGTGCTCGCCGCGCTCTCGAGCTTCCCGCTCATCGAGACGTACTCGACCGAGACCGTTCCGCCCGGCACCCTGGTTGTGCGCATCGTCGAACGGGTGCCCGTGGGCGTCGTCGACACGGGCGACGGGCTCGAGCTCGTCGATGCGGCGGGCGTCGTCATCGAGCGGCCGGAGGAACGCCCGGACGGGCAGCCGCTGATCGTCGCGGAGGGCGGCGTCGCCGGAGAGGGGTTCCGCGCTGCGGCCGCAGTCATCCGGAGCCTGCCTGCGGAGGTTCGGAGCCTCCTCGTCGGTGCCTCGGCGGCGACCGCCGACGATGTTCGGCTCGAGCTCTCGACGGGTGCCACGGTCGTGTGGGGGAGCGCGGAGGAGTCTGCGCAGAAGGCAGCGGTGCTCGCACGGCTCATGGTCGCAGCACCGCCCGAATCGGTCGGCGAGTACGACGTGTCGTCGCCGACGAGCGCCGTCACCCGCTGA
- the murC gene encoding UDP-N-acetylmuramate--L-alanine ligase, translated as MTIKPDLSAQIPAELGAVHFVGIGGSGMSGIARLMLGDGHRVTGSDVRDSANIAALRELGAEIAIGHDAANLADDIDTVVVTGALWEDNPEYRLALERGLPVLHRSLALAALIAGRRLVSVAGAHGKTTSTGMIVTALLALGEDPSFVNGGVIEGLGVSSAAGDGELFVVEADESDGSFLLYDTSVALITNVDPDHLDHYGSRDAFEQAFVEFADRSRELVVVSSDDAGAVRVTERMSHRRVVTFGQAADATVRLHSVETDGPVAFALDYAGATYRAELLIPGLHNAINAAGAFAVLVGLGFDPAASLAGIARFAGTGRRFELHGTVGGVSVYDDYAHHPTEVAAALAAARTVVGAGRIIAVHQPHTYSRTQAFAKEFAEVLEEYADETVVLEVYGAREDPVPGVTGALVSERFADSRHVAYEPDWQRAADYTASIARDGDFVITLGCGDVYRIVPQLLGSLERERG; from the coding sequence GTGACGATCAAGCCCGACCTCTCCGCTCAGATCCCCGCCGAACTCGGCGCCGTGCACTTCGTCGGCATCGGCGGATCGGGCATGAGCGGCATCGCCCGCCTCATGCTCGGCGACGGGCACCGGGTGACGGGCTCCGATGTTCGCGATTCCGCGAACATCGCGGCGCTTCGCGAACTCGGTGCCGAGATCGCGATCGGCCATGACGCCGCGAACCTCGCCGACGACATCGACACCGTGGTCGTCACCGGCGCGCTCTGGGAGGACAATCCCGAGTACCGGCTCGCACTCGAGCGAGGCCTCCCGGTGCTGCACCGATCGCTCGCCCTGGCCGCCCTCATCGCCGGCCGCCGACTCGTCTCGGTCGCCGGCGCCCATGGCAAGACGACCTCGACCGGCATGATCGTGACCGCCCTGCTCGCACTCGGCGAAGACCCGAGCTTCGTCAACGGCGGGGTCATCGAGGGACTCGGCGTCTCGTCGGCCGCGGGCGACGGCGAACTGTTCGTCGTCGAAGCCGACGAGTCCGACGGTTCGTTCCTGCTCTACGACACCTCGGTCGCGCTCATCACGAACGTCGACCCCGACCACCTCGACCACTACGGTTCGCGCGACGCGTTCGAGCAGGCGTTCGTCGAGTTCGCCGATCGTTCACGCGAACTGGTCGTGGTCTCCTCCGACGACGCGGGCGCCGTGCGCGTGACCGAGCGGATGTCGCACCGGCGCGTCGTCACGTTCGGCCAGGCGGCCGATGCCACCGTGCGGCTGCACTCGGTCGAGACCGACGGGCCGGTGGCATTCGCCCTCGACTATGCGGGCGCGACGTATCGGGCCGAGCTGCTGATTCCCGGACTGCACAATGCGATCAACGCGGCGGGTGCGTTCGCCGTGCTCGTGGGACTCGGCTTCGACCCTGCGGCATCCCTCGCGGGCATCGCCCGCTTCGCGGGCACCGGGCGTCGCTTCGAACTGCACGGCACGGTCGGCGGTGTGAGCGTCTACGACGACTACGCGCACCACCCGACCGAGGTCGCTGCCGCGCTGGCGGCTGCGCGCACGGTCGTCGGTGCAGGCCGCATCATCGCGGTGCACCAGCCGCACACGTACAGCCGCACGCAGGCCTTCGCGAAGGAGTTCGCCGAGGTGCTCGAGGAGTATGCCGACGAGACCGTCGTGCTCGAGGTCTACGGCGCGCGCGAAGACCCGGTGCCCGGAGTGACCGGTGCGCTCGTGAGCGAGCGATTCGCCGATTCCCGGCACGTCGCCTACGAGCCCGATTGGCAGCGGGCGGCCGATTACACCGCGAGCATCGCCCGTGACGGCGATTTCGTGATCACCCTCGGTTGCGGCGACGTCTACCGCATCGTGCCGCAGCTCCTCGGGTCGCTCGAGCGGGAGCGCGGATGA
- a CDS encoding UDP-N-acetylglucosamine--N-acetylmuramyl-(pentapeptide) pyrophosphoryl-undecaprenol N-acetylglucosamine transferase, translating into MTTYLLAGGGTAGHVNPLLAVADRLRERDPEASVLVLGTAEGLEARLVPARGYELLTIAKVPFPRRPNRAALAFPGRFRDSIATVRGIIEERGVEVVVGVGGYVSTPAYLAARRLGIPIAIHEANARPGLANRLGARFAATVGVAFEGTPLPRARLVGMPLRREIETLDPAALRGEAADLFGLDASRPVLLATGGSLGARRINRTMVESAEAVTAAGWQVLHVTGANAEVADPGVAGYRMVEYADRMDLALAIADAAVSRAGAATVCELSALGIPAVFVPYPVGNGEQRFNAAGVVAAGGAVLVDDAEFVPEWVGTNLLPMLSGSERLRAMASAAASVGFRDGTDRMVALVDEALGGAAGSSPQGA; encoded by the coding sequence ATGACCACGTACCTGCTCGCAGGCGGCGGCACCGCCGGCCACGTCAACCCGCTGCTCGCGGTCGCCGATCGACTGCGTGAACGCGACCCCGAGGCATCCGTGCTCGTGCTCGGCACCGCAGAGGGCCTCGAGGCTCGCCTCGTGCCGGCCCGCGGCTACGAGCTGCTGACGATCGCGAAGGTGCCGTTCCCGCGCCGGCCGAACCGCGCCGCCCTGGCGTTCCCCGGCCGGTTCCGCGATTCGATCGCGACGGTTCGCGGCATCATCGAGGAGCGCGGCGTCGAGGTGGTCGTGGGCGTCGGCGGGTATGTGTCGACCCCCGCCTATCTCGCAGCCCGTCGTCTCGGCATCCCCATCGCGATCCACGAGGCCAATGCACGCCCGGGGCTCGCGAACCGCCTCGGCGCACGATTCGCCGCGACGGTCGGGGTCGCCTTCGAAGGCACACCGCTGCCGCGGGCCAGGCTCGTCGGCATGCCCCTTCGCCGAGAGATCGAGACCCTCGACCCCGCCGCACTCCGCGGCGAGGCGGCCGACCTCTTCGGACTCGACGCCTCGCGTCCGGTGCTCCTGGCCACCGGCGGCTCCCTCGGCGCCCGGCGCATCAACCGCACGATGGTCGAGTCGGCAGAGGCCGTCACCGCGGCCGGCTGGCAGGTGCTGCACGTCACCGGGGCGAACGCAGAGGTCGCCGATCCCGGCGTCGCCGGCTACCGCATGGTCGAGTACGCCGATCGTATGGACCTGGCACTCGCGATCGCCGACGCTGCAGTGTCGCGCGCGGGGGCGGCGACGGTGTGCGAGCTCTCTGCGCTCGGCATCCCCGCCGTCTTCGTGCCGTATCCCGTCGGCAACGGCGAGCAGCGCTTCAACGCCGCCGGAGTGGTGGCCGCGGGCGGGGCGGTGCTCGTCGACGACGCCGAGTTCGTGCCCGAATGGGTCGGCACGAACTTGTTGCCGATGCTCTCGGGCTCCGAGCGATTGCGTGCGATGGCGTCGGCCGCCGCATCCGTGGGGTTCCGCGACGGCACCGACCGCATGGTCGCCCTCGTCGACGAAGCGCTCGGCGGGGCAGCCGGCTCGAGCCCGCAAGGCGCGTAA
- the ftsW gene encoding putative lipid II flippase FtsW, translating to MATPPRANRSQGPDRPGISAARIRLGRVFRVESADYLLLLGTTLFLVAFGLVMVLSASVVQSHLEDESFFAQALRQGVFAAFGIPIMLIASRMPEKLWMRLAWPVLAASCALQVLVVATPLGITVGGNTNWIQLGPMQFQPSEIIKVALVMWLGLIVTKKEAQLGDFVHGVLPIVLVGGGAIGLVLLGGDLGTVMIMGAMLLGSLFLIGVRLRLLLPPIFAAIVVFVLVAVSSENRLRRITSFLDANCGSGGTGDAISDCWQIQHGSFALANGGVFGVGLGNSAAKWSWLPAADNDFIFAIIGEELGLIGAIVVIAMFVVLAVALARVLRGARTPFGRAASAAVLVWIVGQACVNIGVVLGVFPVLGVPLPLVSAGGTALLTTLFAIGIVLSVARDPEAPARAAARAAARKSSRSAATRAAR from the coding sequence ATGGCGACTCCGCCCCGAGCGAACCGCTCCCAGGGGCCTGACCGACCGGGCATCTCGGCTGCTCGCATCCGGCTCGGCCGCGTGTTCCGCGTCGAGTCTGCCGACTACCTGCTGCTGCTCGGCACGACGCTCTTCCTGGTCGCCTTCGGCCTCGTCATGGTGCTGTCGGCCTCCGTCGTGCAGTCGCACCTCGAAGACGAGAGTTTCTTCGCCCAGGCGCTGCGTCAGGGCGTCTTCGCCGCCTTCGGCATCCCGATCATGCTCATCGCGAGCCGCATGCCCGAGAAGCTGTGGATGCGGCTGGCCTGGCCGGTGCTCGCCGCCTCCTGCGCGTTGCAGGTCCTCGTCGTGGCGACGCCGCTCGGCATCACGGTCGGCGGCAACACCAACTGGATCCAGCTCGGGCCCATGCAGTTCCAGCCGTCTGAGATCATCAAGGTCGCCCTCGTCATGTGGCTCGGTCTCATCGTCACGAAGAAGGAGGCGCAGCTCGGGGACTTCGTGCACGGCGTGCTGCCGATCGTGCTCGTCGGCGGCGGTGCGATCGGTCTGGTGCTCCTCGGCGGCGATCTCGGCACGGTCATGATCATGGGCGCGATGCTGCTCGGCTCGCTCTTCCTCATCGGCGTGCGACTGCGGCTGCTGCTTCCTCCGATCTTCGCCGCGATCGTGGTCTTCGTGCTCGTCGCGGTCTCCAGCGAGAATCGCCTGCGGCGCATCACCTCCTTCCTCGACGCGAACTGCGGGAGCGGCGGCACCGGTGACGCCATCAGCGACTGCTGGCAGATCCAGCACGGCTCGTTCGCCCTCGCGAACGGCGGTGTGTTCGGCGTCGGGCTCGGCAACTCGGCCGCGAAGTGGTCGTGGCTGCCCGCGGCCGACAACGATTTCATCTTCGCCATCATCGGCGAGGAGCTCGGACTGATCGGCGCGATCGTGGTCATCGCGATGTTCGTCGTGCTCGCCGTCGCCCTCGCACGTGTGCTGCGCGGGGCGCGCACGCCATTCGGACGCGCGGCATCGGCGGCGGTGCTCGTGTGGATCGTCGGTCAGGCGTGTGTCAATATCGGTGTCGTGCTCGGCGTCTTCCCTGTTCTCGGTGTGCCGTTGCCGCTCGTCTCCGCGGGCGGCACGGCCCTGCTCACCACGCTCTTCGCGATCGGCATCGTGCTGTCGGTCGCGCGTGACCCGGAGGCCCCGGCGCGTGCTGCCGCGCGTGCCGCGGCCCGCAAGAGCAGTCGCTCCGCGGCGACACGGGCAGCGCGATGA